From Chryseobacterium camelliae:
GTGAAAACTTTGTTTACCAGAGCCTTTCGGATAAATCCAAAAAGAAGAAATACCTCTATAACATCTGGGCAGGAAATTTCGATTCCAAAACCCAGCTGCAAAGCTTTGTGGACGAGAATTTCTCCCAGTTTGACGACCTTAGGACCATGCACGGCTTTGAAGACATCAGCTTTGCATCCCTCGCCAATTCCGAAATTGAGCATATCTTCAATGATGTGATTGACAAGAATGCCAATAATGCCTATGTATTCCAGAAAAAAGAAATCAATTCTCAGTATTCCAAAGAGCAGGCAGAAGCCGAATCGAAGGCAGCAGCACGTCCGGAACTGCATTACGTAACCACATATGTGTATGAAGGTTAATATTTAAAATAAAAACTTCTTGTTTAAACATAGAATAAAACGTACCTTTTCTTTCGGAAACGGTACGTTTTAGTTAAATGAAGTCATGGCAAAACCTTTTACCAGAACCCTAACTTTATTCGGAATCTATAAGCAGCTGATCGTATTCATCCGCCCATACCGGCTAATGATCTACGGAACGCTGTTTCTCACTTTTCTCGGTGCTCTGGCCGCACAGGTTAACCCTATCGTCCTGAAATATACGGTAGATGAGGTCACGCAGCTTACCAGATTACCGCATCCGATGTCCGAGGGAATACATGTTTTAATTGTTATATCGGTCATCCTCCTCGGCAAGGAGCTGCTAAATATCTTCATCAACTTCGGACAGAAGTTTTACGGAGAGAAAATACGCATCAATGTGAGTTCGGTTTTAGCACAATCTGCCATCGACAAGATCCTTACCTACAGAGTAGCCTATTTCAATGATGAAAACCATGATTCCGGAAAGCTCCAGATCAGGATCGACCGGGGTATTGAAAGCCTTACAAGGCTGGTTCAGAATTTCTTCATCGATATGCTGCCGCTATTCTCCAATGCCTTTATTGCACTGATCATCATGTACATGCAGAATGTATACGTGGGTGCGGTTTCCACAGTAATTGTACCGGTATACTTCTACATCAGTTCATTACAGGCAAAAAAGCTGAGCGGTGTACGAAGGAACCTGAGAAATCAGCGTGAGCAGAAAACTTCAGGCCTTTTAAACCTCATCAGCTCCATTATGGTCATTAAAAGTTTTGTCAGGGAAAAATTTGAGGGCAAGAAGCAGTATGACCTGCAGATGCAGCTGATGGAAAGCCAGATGTTCACGCGCAGGACCAATTTTATCTATGACGGACTGAAGACGTTCATCGAGCAGTTTGGTGTTGTACTTATTATCCTGTTAACGGTCTATCTGGTTTTGGACCAGCAGATGACCATTGGAGCTATCATGCTTCATATTATGCTCTTTAATAACGTTTCTGCGCCTATCCGGCAGCTGCACAGGATTTATGACGATATGAACGATGCGATGATCTATGCAGAAGGCTATTTTGAAATCTTAAATGCCGATGATGAAATAGAACCGGACGGAAAGTTTCAGGAAAAAGATATCAAAGGGACTTTTGAACTTAAAAATGTCAATTTTACCTATCCGAACGGAACACAGGCCCTGCATGAAGTTTCCATGGTTATTGAAAACGGGAAGACCACAGCACTGGTAGGATTAAGCGGTGCCGGAAAATCAACCGTAATCAACCTGCTTTGTAAGTTCTACCTTCCCGATTCCGGCTGTATTATGCTGGACGGCATAGACCTGAATGAATATGAAAATACTTTTCTCAGGAATGATCTCGGCCTTGTACTCCAGAAAAACCATATTTTCCAGGGGAGCATTGAAGACAATATAAGGTACGGAAATATGAATGCCAGCTTCGAAGAAATTGAAGCAGCCGCTAAAAAGGCGTATCTGCATGATCAGATCCTGGATCTTCCGGATCAGTATCAGCATGATGCCACCCAGCTCTCAGGAGGGCAGCAGCAGCGGATTGCCATTGCAAGGCTCTTCCTGAAAGATCCTCCCATCATATTCCTGGATGAACCTACGGCCAGTCTGGATGCAATCGCTACGGAACAGATCAAAAACTCACTGGATGCCATCAAAGAAGGCCGGACCGTAATTATTATTTCGCATTCACTGTCCCAGATCCTGGATGCCGATACGATTTACGTCATGAAAAAGGGGCGGGTAGTGGAGCATGGAAGTCATGATGAACTGGTACAAAAGAATGGAACCTACCGGGAAATTTTTGATGCTTCGGCAAGAAGCCTGAACCTGGATAAGCTGGTAAGTACGTTTAAAGAGCAGTAATGTATTAATGTATCAATTTAACAATGTAACAGTGTAACAGTGTAACAATGACCTTGCATTAATAATCATTCATCATTCATCAATTATCATTTATCAATCATCACTCATCCCAATGAACGACCATTATCTCAAAAAACTCGACAGGGTTACCGCTATTCTCACCCAACTGCAATCCAGACCTCTGGTGCGGGCACAGGATCTCGCGAAAAAGTTTGAGGTAAGCATCCGTACGATTTACCGCGACATCAAGACTCTTGAGAATGCCGGAATTCCCATTGTGGGTGAGGCAGGAAGCGGTTATTCACTGATGGATGGTTACAAACTTCCTCCGGTGATGTTTACCAAGGAAGAAGTTCTGAGTTTTATCACCGCAGAAAAGCTGATGCAGAATTTTTCGGATCAGAGCCTGGGTATCCATCATCAGAATGCCATGGAAAAGCTGCGTTCCGTACTGAGGCATTCAGATAAAAACCTGATCCAGAGCATTGAGAAAAAGGTTGATATATTCAACTACCCTCCGGTGTCCGGCGAGCACATCAAAAATGTGATTCCCATCATCATGGAAAGCATAGCGGAAAAGCGGCAGCTGACCATAGAATACCGTACGGTAGACGAGAAGATTTCCACCAGGACTGTTGAAGTCGTAGGAGTCTTTTTTGAGTTCAATTACTGGTATTTCATGGCTTTCTGTACCTTAAGGAACGATTTTAGGCAGTTCAGGATCGACAGGATCCGGCAGATTATGAAAACGCAGAATCCTTTCCTGCAGGAGTACGGACAAATCAATGATTACCGAAGCAAACCTAATGGAAACAAGACCAGAGTAAGGCTTATGGTCGATAAAAAGATCGTGGGGCACCTAGTGAATTCCAAAAAATACTATGGGATCATAGAAGAAATACTCCATGAAGAAGGGATTGAAATGATTTTTGAAACCGACTGGATTGAAGAAGGATTCCCGCGTTGGCTGATTACTTTTGCTGATTATGCCAAAGTTCTGGAACCCGATTCTCTGAGAAGTAAAATAAGAGAGTTGGCTGAACGTATCCTGAACAGATTGTAATTCAGAATGGTACCGCTGCCAGTCACGTTTAACAGATCATCAAATTCCTTTTGAATAATAAATAGTATTTTTAATCAGGATAATATATTTAAGCAATTCTGATTATGAGATATATTTTTTCACGGTGTTTACTGTTTGTACTGTTGATGTGTTCCGCCGCTGTTTCAGCATGCTCTGCATTTCTTCTGAAAGGCCATGATTATTGTGTGGTTGGCTTTAATGAGAACTGGAAAACCATGCCGGGAATGATTGTAGTAAATAAGCGGGGCATCCTTAAACGCAACATCAGCTGGGAAAACCTTACCACAGATAGTGCTGTACCGGCAACGCAGTGGAAATCCAGATACGGGTCTGTCACCTTTAACCTTCTGGGGTATGATTTTCCATGTTACGGAGTGAATGAAAAAGGATTGTTCCTGGTAGAGCTTTACCTGGAAGAGACCGGTAGAGTCAGGAATCCTTCACAGCCTGATATGTTCTGGGCCCAGTGGATACAGTATCAGCTGGATCATTACACATCCGTAAAAGAAGTGGTAAACAACCTTAATAAAGGCCCCAATATCGACTGGTGGCCGAATGCTGCCGGAAGTCATTTTTTCCTGACGGATGCCAGAGGAAATACTGCGACCATTGCTCTGCTGGACGGAAAATATAAGGTGTTAACGGATAAAGATATGCCTATGCCGTTGCTGTGCAATAACCAATACCATAAAGATCTGCAGGAAGTGCAGAAATTTGATTTCTTAGGCGGAAAGGAAAAGTTCAGCTTTGATCAGATGAACCAATGGGAAAACCGTTACAGCCGTGCATACTATATGATGAAAAACTATACGCAGGACAAAAAGCCTGTAGACTACGCCTGGAATATCCTGAACTCTATCCATCCCGGTGAATGGCAGACGGTGATTGATGTAAAAAACATGAATCTTTACTTCCGTTCAGACCTCAGGAAAGAAATCAAGACCATCAATCTCAGCGGGCTGGATTTTTCTCAAAATGCTTCCGTACGCTACCTGGATATCCACACAGACCGTTTGGGAGAAGTGAATAAAGATTTTGAGGTACTGACTTTATCTAAGAATAATGAATATGTTGAAAAGGGATTTCCTGTAGGATATGACAATAAGGAATTTCCGGTTTCGGATATCTTTACTACCATTAAAAGGAATATAGCTGAGTTTTTCAGGAATATTTTACCGGCTTCCTGACATCAGGCCTTTCTGAACGAAATAAAATGAGTCCCGTAACGTGCGGAACTCATTTTTTAGGCTGTTTATGTAGGATTCTGATTTAAGAAATCTACAGTTTAAACAGCAAACCTTTCCCAGAAAAACGGGGGCTCAATACCCAATGCTCTCAGGTATACATAGCCCTGGCCGCGGTGATGGATTTCGTTATCAATGAAATACATAATATTCTGATACACCGGGAATTCATACTGCCCGAAAAGATTGAAGGATTCCTGGAAACGCTCTTCCGGAATGCGGTTGAAATAATCGTGAATCACTACGGTTTCCTCATCCCATTTTGCCAGAAGCTCCTCTTTGGTGGAAGGTACAAAAGCTTCTTCATCCAAAGCATCGGTTTTGTTTTCTACAATTCCTCTCAAAGCCGGGCCACCGATGCTGATCAATTCAACGGCCATTTTGGCGAAGGTCCTCATCCCGGCGAGGGAAAATTCAAATAAATCCTTTTCAGGAAAGGCTTCGATTACCCTTCTGGTAAGGTTGCGGTGCCCCTGCCAATGTTCCAGTAGTTGTGCAGAATTCATAAATTTTCCGGTGGCTGTTGATGTCTGTGTTGATGTCATAATATTCATTTTTAAGTTGTTTGTATGACAAAGGTAAGACCGATAGATGACAGCAGTCTGTCAGTAGGAATTCGTGATAAAAAAAAATTTTTAAATGAATTTAAAATCTTGCTAATGAATCTGCAATCACATTTTGCCGTTCCCGTACATCATTCTAAATACCTCAGCAATATGATGTAATATGGTAAGGCTTAAAAATCGTACAAAAAGCTTGGTCGTTTTACTGTGAAAAAGTATTTTAGTACTATGAAAATTTACACGAAGACAGGAGATAAAGGGCAGACCGCTCTTTATGGCGGCACCAGGGTTTCCAAAGCCAGTGCCCGTGTGGAAAGCTATGGAAATATAGACGAGCTGAATTCATTCATCGGCATTGCCAAGAGCCATATAGAAGATGCGGAAGTCCTGAAGCAGCTGAAAAAAATCCAGTTTGACCTCTTTACCGTAGGCTCTGAAGCGGCTACTCCCGTAGATAAGCTGATGCTGGCCAATGGAAAATCCCGTCTTCCCCTGATAATTTCTGAAACGGAAACTGAAGAACTGGAACAGTGGATGGATGCATTTGACGAACAGCTGGAACCCCTCCAGTATTTCATCCTGCCGGGTGGCGGAAAAGCAGCAACCTTTCTTCATGCGGCACGCACGATCTGCAGAAGGGCAGAGCGTTCACTGGTTTTCCTTAACGAATCCGAAGAAGTGCGCCCGGAGCTGATCAGGTATCTGAACAGGCTTTCAGACTATCTTTTCGTCGTTGCAAGGTATGTCTCTAAAATCAATCATGAACCGGAAGAATACTGGAATCCGAATGAGCGGTAAAGCATTGCTCTTCATCAATGGGGAAGCTCCGAAAAGCCTTCCCGATCCGGAATTTTACGGACTTATTGCCTGTACGGACGGGGCTTTTCATTACCTGAAGCGTCAGCATTTCCCCCTTGAAAAGCTCGATTTTATTTCCGGTGATTTTGATTCGCATACGGGAAATGACGAAAATGTGTATCAGGACAAATTTATTTTTACCCCGGATCAAAATAAAACCGATTTTCATAAAGCTCTGGAAATTATTTTGCAGAAAGGATTTACTGAAGTGGATGTTCTGGGAGGAAGCGGCGGCGAACAGGATCATTTCCTGGGGAATCTTACGGTAGCCTATATGTTTAAAGACCGCATGAATATCCTGTTTTATGATGAATTTTCAGAGTATTTCTTCATACCGAAAAACTTTTCCCTGACCGGCATTCAGGGCAGGATGGTGTCACTGTACCCATTTCCTTCCGCTGATCATATTGTGACAAAAGGCCTGAACTGGCCCCTGGAAAATGAAGCTCTCAATATAACTTCCAGATTAGGCACACGGAATTTCGCAGCTGAAAATGAGATATCAGTCTCTTATGAAACGGGTGACCTGCTTATTTTTATCGGGAAGCCATACTATTAAAATCTTTTATTTTTGATATCCTGATTGTTACCAGGATTATGAAATGCAAAATCCATAATAACTGATTTTTCCGGTTTTAAAGGCAAAAAATACTGAGTTTGATGCTGTTCTGGCGGTTAAAAGGCTATTTAAAATTTATAAAAAATTAACACCAAAAAATCAAAGTTTTTTAGCAATTTTGTACTCCTTAATTCTCCTATCTAGAAATGAAAATAAAATATTCGGAACTCATTGACCAGACGCTCTATTTTCCTACCGAGGAATTTAATGTTTCTGAGAATAATCTGTTGTTCCATGACATCCCCCTGATGGATGTTGTTGAAAAATTCGGCACTCCGTTGAAGATCAGTTACCTGCCGAGGATTTCCCAAAATATTCAGAAAGCAAAAAGCTGGTTCAGAGGTGCTTTTGAAAAGACCGAATATAAGAAAAATTATACTTACTGCTACTGCACAAAATCCAGCCATTTTAACTTCGTCCTGGAAGAGGCCCTAAGGAATGATATTTCCATAGAAACCTCAGCTGCCTATGATATGGACATCGTAAAATCGCTGTATGAAAAAGGGAAAGTAGATAAAAATATTGAAGTAATCTGCAATGGATTCAAGACGGATGATTATCTGGCGAAAATTTCGGAAATGATCAACAGCGGTTTTGAAAACATTACTCCGATACTGGACAATTACCGTGAGCTGGATAAGCTTACTGAAAGCATTGATACCACATTTGATATCGGAATCAGGATCGCTTCCGAAGAAGAACCAAAATTTGAGTTTTATACCTCAAGGCTTGGGATCGGATACAAGGATATCATCCCGTATTACAGCCAGAAAATTGCCGAGCATCCCAATGCAAGGCTGAAAATGCTGCATTTCTTCATCAATACCGGGATTAAAGACACGGCTTATTACTGGAATGAATTGTATAAGTGTCTCCGGGTATATGCCCGTCTGAAAAAGATCGCTCCCGAAGTGGATTCCCTGAATATCGGGGGAGGATTTCCAATAAAAACCTCCCTGAACTTCGATTATGACTACCAATATATGGTGGAGGAAATCGTTTCCCAGATCAAAAAATTCTGCGAGGAAGAAGGGGTGGAAGAGCCGAATATTTACACGGAGTTCGGAAGCTTTACCGTAGGGGAAAGTGGGGCCAACCTATACAAAATTATTTCACAGAAACGCCAGAATGACCGTGAGAAGTGGAATATGATTGATTCTTCATTCATGACTACACTTCCGGATACCTGGGCAATTTCTAGGCATTTTATTATGCTGCCGCTGAACCGTTGGGAAGATACCTATGAAAGGGTATTTTTGGGCGGACTTACCTGCGATTCAGATGATTACTACAATTCTGAACAGCATACCAATGCGATTTACCTGCCGGTTTTCAGTGATACCAAACCATTATACATCGGATTTTTCCATACGGGTGCTTATCAGGAAACCATCGGAGGATACGGTGGTGTTCACCATTGCCTGATGCCGCAGCCAAGGCATGTCCTGATCCAGAAAGATGAGAACGGAGAGTTCCAGTATGAGATTTTCCGTGAGAAACAGGAACCTGAAGACATCTTAAAGCTCCTGGGTTACCAAGGATAAGAGTTAATACCAAATAAATAATAAAAAGCTATCAGTTTAAACTGATAGCTTTTGTTTTTAAAAGTATTTGGAAATTTTTTCCAGTTCAAGTTCGGGGTAATCCGAAACTACGGTATCTGCCAGGGTATAGTCCTGGTCTTTGGAATGCGGGCTCCTGTAAGCGGCACAGAAAATGCCTGCCCGGTGAGAAGCGAGGATCCCGTTGGTGGAATCTTCAATTACCATACAGTTTTCTGCGGATTCGCCGGCCATTTCTGCCGCCAGGATAAATACTTCCGGATGAGGTTTTGACTCTTTCAGATCTGCTCCGCTGATCTTGCCGCTGAAATATTTTTCAAGCCCGAACTTTTCAAATACCATATTAATGGTAGTCATTGTAGCGGAAGAAGCCAGGATCAGGGTGATGCCGTTTTCGTAATAATGTTCAATCAGGTTTTTTACACCCGGAATGAGATCGAAATGCTCATCGTTGTAAAAGAAATCTTTAAAATATTCTCTTTTGATGCCTGCAATCTCTTCGTAGGTTTGGGAAAGGCCGAATTTTTCAATCAGGGTTTCACACACCTTTTTGGTGGAATATCCCGTAAATGTAGTGTACAATCCTTCCGGAACCTGTATCCCCAGGTCATCAAATGTTTTAAAATACGCTTTTCTGTGCAGCGGTTCCGTGTCTACAATAACGCCATCCATATCGAATAGCACAGCTTTTAGAGGCATAGTTGTTTTTTTTACAAAAGTAACCTTATAAAACCAAAGACTGAAACGTTTACAGCAAAAAAGAGGCCGGGAGGGCCGGAATATGCAAATTCCCTCATTAAGTTCATCTTTATAACTCCGCGACTATTTGTATCTTTGTGTCAAATATTTCAATCTTTAAATCTATAATACAGCATGAGAACATACGCAGGAATTCCTGAAGAAAATGCATCACTGGAAAACGCTAAAGTAGTACTGGTTACCGTTCCTTATGACGGGACATCCACCTGGGGCAAAGGAGCAGACAAAGGTCCTGAATTATTCCTTGATGCTTCCGAGAACATGGAGCTTTATGACATTGAAACAGGAACCGAGCCTTACCTTCAGGGGGTATACATGGCCGGGGAAGTTTCTGAAAATTCCACTCCCGAAGCAATGACGGAAGCCGTATACCAGAAAACCAAAGAACTTCTGAACCACGATGGAAAATTATTTACCCTTTTCGGGGGCGAGCATTCCGTGTCGATTGGCTCCATCCGTGCCGTTGGGGAGAAGTATGAGAACCTGACTGTTCTTCAGCTGGATGCCCACACCGATCTGCGTCCTGAATTCCACGGGTCTACATCCAACCATGCCTGTGCGGTTTTTGAAGCCAACCAAAAACATAACCTGGTTCAGGTGGGAATCCGTTCCATGGATATTGAGGAAGCTGAGTATTTACCGGAAGGGAGGGTGTTTTTTGCGCATGAGATCGCTAATAATGAAAACTGGGTGAACGATGTCCTTGAAAAAGTTTCTGGGAATGTGTATATCACGATTGACCTTGACGCGTTTGATCCTTCTATTGCGCCTTCTACCGGAACTCCTGAGCCGGGCGGCCTTCAGTGGTATCCTACCCTGGAACTGCTGAGAAAAGTATTTGAAAAATGCAACGTGGTTGCTTTTGACATCGTGGAGCTGATGGATTCCCCGATGGCTAAACCAAGTGCATTCCTGGCTGCTAAGCTTTACTACAAAATGCTGGCGTATTACCATCTTAATCAATAATGCATTCCGCAGGAACCGGATTTTTTCTGTCGTGTATTTTCTGGAAATTTGTGGAATAAAACGGAATGATATGTTTACACAAAGTCAGATCAATTACCAAAGAA
This genomic window contains:
- a CDS encoding ABC transporter ATP-binding protein produces the protein MIYGTLFLTFLGALAAQVNPIVLKYTVDEVTQLTRLPHPMSEGIHVLIVISVILLGKELLNIFINFGQKFYGEKIRINVSSVLAQSAIDKILTYRVAYFNDENHDSGKLQIRIDRGIESLTRLVQNFFIDMLPLFSNAFIALIIMYMQNVYVGAVSTVIVPVYFYISSLQAKKLSGVRRNLRNQREQKTSGLLNLISSIMVIKSFVREKFEGKKQYDLQMQLMESQMFTRRTNFIYDGLKTFIEQFGVVLIILLTVYLVLDQQMTIGAIMLHIMLFNNVSAPIRQLHRIYDDMNDAMIYAEGYFEILNADDEIEPDGKFQEKDIKGTFELKNVNFTYPNGTQALHEVSMVIENGKTTALVGLSGAGKSTVINLLCKFYLPDSGCIMLDGIDLNEYENTFLRNDLGLVLQKNHIFQGSIEDNIRYGNMNASFEEIEAAAKKAYLHDQILDLPDQYQHDATQLSGGQQQRIAIARLFLKDPPIIFLDEPTASLDAIATEQIKNSLDAIKEGRTVIIISHSLSQILDADTIYVMKKGRVVEHGSHDELVQKNGTYREIFDASARSLNLDKLVSTFKEQ
- a CDS encoding helix-turn-helix transcriptional regulator; this translates as MNDHYLKKLDRVTAILTQLQSRPLVRAQDLAKKFEVSIRTIYRDIKTLENAGIPIVGEAGSGYSLMDGYKLPPVMFTKEEVLSFITAEKLMQNFSDQSLGIHHQNAMEKLRSVLRHSDKNLIQSIEKKVDIFNYPPVSGEHIKNVIPIIMESIAEKRQLTIEYRTVDEKISTRTVEVVGVFFEFNYWYFMAFCTLRNDFRQFRIDRIRQIMKTQNPFLQEYGQINDYRSKPNGNKTRVRLMVDKKIVGHLVNSKKYYGIIEEILHEEGIEMIFETDWIEEGFPRWLITFADYAKVLEPDSLRSKIRELAERILNRL
- a CDS encoding linear amide C-N hydrolase; translated protein: MRYIFSRCLLFVLLMCSAAVSACSAFLLKGHDYCVVGFNENWKTMPGMIVVNKRGILKRNISWENLTTDSAVPATQWKSRYGSVTFNLLGYDFPCYGVNEKGLFLVELYLEETGRVRNPSQPDMFWAQWIQYQLDHYTSVKEVVNNLNKGPNIDWWPNAAGSHFFLTDARGNTATIALLDGKYKVLTDKDMPMPLLCNNQYHKDLQEVQKFDFLGGKEKFSFDQMNQWENRYSRAYYMMKNYTQDKKPVDYAWNILNSIHPGEWQTVIDVKNMNLYFRSDLRKEIKTINLSGLDFSQNASVRYLDIHTDRLGEVNKDFEVLTLSKNNEYVEKGFPVGYDNKEFPVSDIFTTIKRNIAEFFRNILPAS
- a CDS encoding DinB family protein, giving the protein MTSTQTSTATGKFMNSAQLLEHWQGHRNLTRRVIEAFPEKDLFEFSLAGMRTFAKMAVELISIGGPALRGIVENKTDALDEEAFVPSTKEELLAKWDEETVVIHDYFNRIPEERFQESFNLFGQYEFPVYQNIMYFIDNEIHHRGQGYVYLRALGIEPPFFWERFAV
- a CDS encoding cob(I)yrinic acid a,c-diamide adenosyltransferase, with translation MKIYTKTGDKGQTALYGGTRVSKASARVESYGNIDELNSFIGIAKSHIEDAEVLKQLKKIQFDLFTVGSEAATPVDKLMLANGKSRLPLIISETETEELEQWMDAFDEQLEPLQYFILPGGGKAATFLHAARTICRRAERSLVFLNESEEVRPELIRYLNRLSDYLFVVARYVSKINHEPEEYWNPNER
- a CDS encoding thiamine diphosphokinase; translated protein: MNRKNTGIRMSGKALLFINGEAPKSLPDPEFYGLIACTDGAFHYLKRQHFPLEKLDFISGDFDSHTGNDENVYQDKFIFTPDQNKTDFHKALEIILQKGFTEVDVLGGSGGEQDHFLGNLTVAYMFKDRMNILFYDEFSEYFFIPKNFSLTGIQGRMVSLYPFPSADHIVTKGLNWPLENEALNITSRLGTRNFAAENEISVSYETGDLLIFIGKPYY
- a CDS encoding arginine decarboxylase encodes the protein MKIKYSELIDQTLYFPTEEFNVSENNLLFHDIPLMDVVEKFGTPLKISYLPRISQNIQKAKSWFRGAFEKTEYKKNYTYCYCTKSSHFNFVLEEALRNDISIETSAAYDMDIVKSLYEKGKVDKNIEVICNGFKTDDYLAKISEMINSGFENITPILDNYRELDKLTESIDTTFDIGIRIASEEEPKFEFYTSRLGIGYKDIIPYYSQKIAEHPNARLKMLHFFINTGIKDTAYYWNELYKCLRVYARLKKIAPEVDSLNIGGGFPIKTSLNFDYDYQYMVEEIVSQIKKFCEEEGVEEPNIYTEFGSFTVGESGANLYKIISQKRQNDREKWNMIDSSFMTTLPDTWAISRHFIMLPLNRWEDTYERVFLGGLTCDSDDYYNSEQHTNAIYLPVFSDTKPLYIGFFHTGAYQETIGGYGGVHHCLMPQPRHVLIQKDENGEFQYEIFREKQEPEDILKLLGYQG
- a CDS encoding HAD family hydrolase — protein: MPLKAVLFDMDGVIVDTEPLHRKAYFKTFDDLGIQVPEGLYTTFTGYSTKKVCETLIEKFGLSQTYEEIAGIKREYFKDFFYNDEHFDLIPGVKNLIEHYYENGITLILASSATMTTINMVFEKFGLEKYFSGKISGADLKESKPHPEVFILAAEMAGESAENCMVIEDSTNGILASHRAGIFCAAYRSPHSKDQDYTLADTVVSDYPELELEKISKYF
- the speB gene encoding agmatinase; its protein translation is MRTYAGIPEENASLENAKVVLVTVPYDGTSTWGKGADKGPELFLDASENMELYDIETGTEPYLQGVYMAGEVSENSTPEAMTEAVYQKTKELLNHDGKLFTLFGGEHSVSIGSIRAVGEKYENLTVLQLDAHTDLRPEFHGSTSNHACAVFEANQKHNLVQVGIRSMDIEEAEYLPEGRVFFAHEIANNENWVNDVLEKVSGNVYITIDLDAFDPSIAPSTGTPEPGGLQWYPTLELLRKVFEKCNVVAFDIVELMDSPMAKPSAFLAAKLYYKMLAYYHLNQ